Proteins found in one Oreochromis niloticus isolate F11D_XX linkage group LG22, O_niloticus_UMD_NMBU, whole genome shotgun sequence genomic segment:
- the trib1 gene encoding tribbles homolog 1 has protein sequence MVNRPIRMNLQWSSRAPCIRAGRLAHKRLDSDDQPPAKCARLSAEAGDTQGLLGTSPGSPVSPGLTSVPPTHQGPSSIGSYLLLPLADRECMHSAMNTDTGDELLCKVFDMGVYQEKIRAYGILPAHKNVAGIRDIILGERKAYVFLDKDFGDMHTLVKSCRRLDEGHACRLFRQVALAVAHCHQAGIVLGDLKLRKFVFADDKRTQVRLESLEDCRVLEDPKDDSMSDTHGCPAYVSPEILSGSTPYSGKMADMWSLGVMLYTMLVGRYPFHDPDPATLFSKIRRGQCCLPEGLSPKAKCLLQSLLRKEPSERLTATELLAHPWFHVPPSSREAALGDQEVSSAEQTVPSFDAEEDDNLFC, from the exons atggTGAATCGGCCTATCAGGATGAACTTGCAGTGGAGCAGCCGGGCACCTTGCATCCGCGCGGGGAGACTCGCGCACAAGCGGCTGGACTCAGACGATCAGCCGCCGGCCAAATGCGCCCGGCTGAGCGCCGAGGCGGGGGACACGCAGGGACTCCTTGGCACCTCTCCCGGATCCCCGGTCAGCCCCGGCTTAACCTCTGTCCCACCGACTCACCAGGGACCATCCAGCATAGGATCGTATCTACTTCTACCTCTGGCGGACCGGGAGTGCATGCACAGCGCGATGAACACCGATACTGGTGATGAGCTACTGTGTAAG GTCTTTGATATGGGGGTATACCAGGAAAAGATCAGAGCCTATGGTATTCTACCAGCACACAAGAATGTGGCCGGCATCAGGGACATCATCCTCGGTGAGCGCAAGGCCTACGTGTTCCTGGATAAAGACTTTGGGGACATGCACACTTTGGTAAAGAGCTGTCGCCGACTGGACGAGGGACATGCCTGCAGGCTCTTCCGTCAGGTGGCCCTGGCCGTAGCCCACTGCCACCAGGCAGGCATTGTGCTGGGTGACCTGAAATTACGCAAGTTTGTCTTCGCTGATGACAAAAG GACACAGGTGAGACTAGAAAGCCTTGAGGACTGCCGCGTCCTGGAAGACCCCAAGGATGACTCTATGTCAGACACCCACGGCTGCCCTGCCTACGTCAGCCCAGAGATCCTCAGCGGTTCCACGCCTTACTCCGGCAAGATGGCCGACATGTGGAGCCTCGGGGTCATGCTGTACACCATGCTGGTCGGCCGCTACCCCTTCCACGACCCGGACCCGGCCACACTTTTTTCCAAAATTCGCAGAGGCCAGTGCTGTTTGCCTGAAGGTTTGTCTCCCAAGGCCAAGTGTCTCCTCCAGAGCCTGCTGAGGAAAGAACCCTCTGAGAGACTCACAGCAACTGAGCTGCTCGCCCACCCGTGGTTCCACGTGCCGCCATCGTCCCGGGAAGCGGCGCTGGGTGACCAGGAAGTAAGCTCGGCCGAACAAACGGTGCCATCCTTTGATGCGGAAGAGGACGACAACCTCTTCTGCTGA